Proteins from one Clupea harengus chromosome 17, Ch_v2.0.2, whole genome shotgun sequence genomic window:
- the nphp3 gene encoding nephrocystin-3, with translation MGTASSLVSPGEVIEDAYGGEGGEACEIPVEVKPKARLLRSSFRRGPRVIGASFKSTGSVDLEYTAEYERLRKDYEIFRVSKNNEVASMQKKEAKLDEENKRLRAELQALQKTYQKILREKESAVEAKYQAMERASTFEHDRDKVKRQFKIFRETKEKEIQDLLRAKRDLESKLQRLQAQGVQVYEPDDSDSEENQTTVTAVGMQCEYWGGGALGSEPSMGSMMQLQQSYRGPEFAHSLMDVEGPFANVSRDDWDTAVASLLQVSPHISKGLWSNTVRCYVIHTEDTRDELHHFIEMYSPTLRRLCERLGHFYLNVYFPEDTASVAERRREMERSSICVLLLKPSANSLCSYVLEDAEEAFVKTPDSRPLLLYLRTVDGKDSISGTTRELLERVNNADKNAKIKVVDHAGSPEDGAALIHHQLEKIIKQDLLGLKLVDDGEHLDLLEDQAEVEASDVLWDEHDEQEQIETYQKICSSTTHLHFDKYLTRLNDLVAAPPPTPPLLVSGGPGSGKSVLLAKWIELQQRNSPNTVILHHFVGRPSTTSAEPVLIIKRLTVKLLQHFWSISGLTMDPCKVLEDFPRWLERLSARRHGNIIIVIDSVDQIQNAERNMKWLIDPLPANVRVLVSVNVETCPPAWRLWPTVHLDPLSSKDIRSMITMHCMTAEINLSKEQEKKLERHCRSAPTCNALYISLLARLLTDSRFGWSLEETLQQCVMCHDTVSLFQFGLRMMLDSLRTDEERHIMKQLLCLLYASHNGVSESELLELLPELAFPTLSSWLFRLEYLLVLTLGCGIIHFRHLQACEAVRLELLDGGETVATYRERLIQHFSKHLSQHRVTWRVADELPWLLQQQEDKTKLQLSLLNLFVSQNLYKRGHFSELLTYWQFVGKDKVSMATEYFVSLKCYEQSCETEDSMRRLANLYETLGRFLKDLGLLTQAVAPLQRSLEIRETALDPDHPSVAQSLHQLAGIYVQWRKFDNAEQLYKQALEISESAYGPEHGSVARELDCLALLYQQKNKYEQADKLRKRSVRIRQKMAHQKGHMYGFTLLHRRTLQLEELTMGNDSADCAKTLNELGVLYYLQNNLETAKMFLSRSLEMRQRVLGPEHPDCAQSLNNLAALHCECHEHESAEELYEQALDIRKRALAPDHPSLAYTIKHLAILYKRRGKLEKAVPLYELALEIREKSFGLKHPSVATALVNLAVLYSQLKKHSEALPLYEQALRVYEDSLGTSHPRVGETLKNLAVLNYEKGDFEKAAELYKRAMEIKDAEPSLVCGKAASVHSSNGDTFSLKSPSFHPHTPK, from the exons ATGGGGACGGCCTCTTCACTGGTGAGCCCCGGTGAGGTCATTGAAGACGCCTATGGTGGCGAGGGGGGCGAAGCGTGTGAGATACCCGTGGAGGTGAAGCCCAAAGCACGTCTCCTGCGCAGCTCCTTCCGCCGCGGCCCCAGGGTGATCGGCGCCAGCTTCAAATCCACTGGGTCTGTGGACCTCGAGTACACCGCAGAATACGAGCGTCTTCGTAAAGACTATGAAATCTTCAGAGTCAGCAAGAATAACGAGGTTGCGTCCATGCAAAAGAAAGAGGCCAAGTTGGATGAAGAAAACAAGCGACTGCGTGCTGAGCTACAG GCTTTGCAGAAAACCTATCAGAAGATCTTGCGTGAGAAAGAAAGTGCTGTGGAGGCTAAGTACCAGGCCATGGAGAGGGCCTCTACATTTGAACATGACCGAGACAAGGTCAAGCGACAGTTCAAG ATATTCCGGGAaacaaaagagaaggaaattCAGGATCTCTTGCGAGCAAAGCGGGATCTAGAGTCAAAGCTGCAGCGGCTACAGGCTCAAGGTGTCCAGGTATATGAGCCAGACGACTCTGACTCCGAAGAGAACCAAACCACAGTGACCG CGGTTGGCATGCAGTGTGAGTACTGGGGCGGGGGAGCGCTGGGCAGTGAGCCCTCTATGGGCAGCATGATGCAGCTCCAGCAGAGCTACCGGGGACCAGAGTTTGCTCACAGTCTAATGGATGTGGAGGGACCCTTCGCCAACGTCAGCAGGG ATGACTGGGATACAGCTGTGGCCAGCCTGTTGCAGGTGTCTCCTCATATCTCTAAAGGCCTCTGGAGCAACACAGTGCGGTGCTATGTCATCCACACAGAGGACACCAGAGATGAGCTCCATCACTTTATTGag ATGTATTCTCCCACATTGCGGAGGCTTTGTGAGCGCTTGGGCCACTTCTATCTGAATGTGTATTTTCCCGAGGACACAGCCAGTGTTGCAGAACGGCgacgagagatggagaggagctcGATATGTGTCTTACTACTTAAACCCTCTGCTAACAG TCTCTGTAGCTATGTGTTAGAGGACGCAGAGGAGGCTTTTGTCAAGACCCCAGACTCCAGGCCTCTCCTATTGTACCTTCGAACAGTGGATGGGAAAGATAGCATCAGTGGGACCACCAGAGAACTGCTGGAAAGGGTCAACAATGCAGACAAAAATGCAAAGATCAAG GTAGTGGACCACGCTGGATCTCCAGAGGACGGGGCTGCTCTGATCCACCATCAACTGGAGAAAATAATAAAGCAG GATTTGTTGGGCTTGAAGCTAGTTGATGACGGTGAGCATTTGGATCTGTTGGAGGACCAAGCCGAGGTGGAGGCCAGTGATGTTCTGTGGGACGAACATGATGAACAAGAACAGATTGAAACCTATCAGAAGATATGCAGCTCTACAACCCACCTTCATTTTGACAag TATTTAACTCGTCTGAATGACCTGGTGGCGgctcctcctcccactcccccACTGTTGGTGTCTGGTGGACCAGGCTCAGGGAAATCTGTCCTGCTTGCCAAATG GATTGAACTGCAGCAAAGAAACTCTCCCAACACAGTCATTCTCCATCACTTTGTTGGTCGGCCTTCAACTACAAGTGCAGAGCCTGTGCTCATCATCAAGCGTCTTACTGTCAAG cTGTTACAGCACTTCTGGTCCATATCAGGGCTTACTATGGACCCATGCAAGGTCCTGGAAGACTTTCCTCGCTGGCTGGAACGCTTATCAGCACGTCGTCATGGCAATATTATCATTGTCATTGATTCCGTCGATCAGATACAG AATGCAGAGCGAAACATGAAATGGCTGATTGACCCTCTGCCTGCTAATGTCCGAGTGCTGGTGTCAGTCAATGTGGAGACGTGCCCACCGGCCTGGAG GCTGTGGCCTACAGTACACCTCGACCCCCTGAGCAGCAAAGACATAAGGAGTATGATCACCATGCACTGTATGACAGCTGAGATTAACCTCAGCAAAGAACAG GAGAAGAAATTGGAGAGACACTGTCGGTCTGCACCTACTTGTAATGCTCTATACATTTCCCTTTTGGCCAGACTTTTAACAGA CAGTAGGTTTGGCTGGTCGCTGGAGGAGACTCTTCAGCAGTGTGTAATGTGTCACGATACAGTGTCACTGTTTCAATTTGGCCTGAGGATGATGCTAGACTCGCTAaggacagatgaagagagacacatTATGAAAcag TTGCTCTGTTTATTGTATGCCAGTCATAATGGAGTCAGTGAGTCAGAGCTGTTGGAGTTACTGCCAGAGCTGGCcttccccaccctctcctcttgGCTCTTCAGACTGGAGTACCTGCTGGTCCTGACCCTGGGCTGTGGCATCATCCACTTCAGACACCTACAG gcatgtgagGCAGTCAGACTTGAGCTGTTGGACGGAGGGGAAACGGTGGCCACATACAGAGAAAGGCTCATCCAACACTTCAGCAAGCATCTCAG TCAACACAGGGTGACGTGGCGAGTAGCTGATGAGTTGCCATGGTTACTACAGCAACAAGAGGATAAGACGAAGCTCCAACTAAGTCTGctgaatttgtttgtgtctcagaATCTGTACAAGAG GGGGCATTTTTCAGAGTTGTTGACCTATTGGCAGTTTGTTGGGAAGGATAAGGTGTCCATGGCAACAGAATACTTTGTGTCCCTGAAGTGCTATGAGCAGAGCTGTGAGACTGAGGACAGCATGAGACGCCTGGCCAACTTGTATGAGACGCTCGGCCGTTTTCTCAAGGACCTTGGTCTGCTCACTCAG GCAGTAGCACCTCTGCAGCGCTCCCTGGAGATCCGTGAGACTGCGCTGGACCCAGACCACCCGAGTGTGGCACAGTCTCTACACCAGCTGGCTGGAATCTATGTTCAATGGAGGAAGTTTGACAATGCAGAGCAGCTCTACAAGCAGGCGCTGGAGATCAGTGAAAGCGCTTATGGTCCAGAACACGGTTCAGTTGCACGAGAACTTGATTGCCTTGCCCTACTTTACCAGCAGAAGAACAA GTACGAACAGGCTGACAAGTTGAGAAAGAGGTCTGTTAGGATTCGTCAAAAGATGGCTCACCAAAAAGGCCATATG TACGGCTTTACTTTGCTGCATCGACGgactctgcagctggaggagctgacGATGGGGAATGACTCTGCTGACTGTGCCAAAACCCTCAACGAACTAGGAGTTCTCTACTACCTGCAGAACAATTTGGA GACAGCTAAAATGTTCCTGAGCCGTTCTCTGGAGATGCGCCAGCGTGTTCTAGGGCCAGAGCACCCAGACTGCGCCCAGTCACTCAACAACCTGGCAGCTCTGCACTGTGAGTGCCACGAACACGAGAGTGCAGAAGAGCTCTATGAGCAGGCGCTGGACATACGCAAACGAGCCCTCGCTCCAGACCATCCCTCCCTGGCCTACACCATCAAGCATCTTGCCATACTATACAAACGCAGG GGTAAGCTGGAGAAGGCGGTCCCTCTGTATGAACTGGCACTGGAGATTCGTGAAAAGAGTTTTGGGCTGAAGCACCCCAGTGTGGCCACTGCATTGGTCAACTTGGCCGTCCTTTACTCCCAACTG AAAAAGCATAGCGAAGCATTGCCCCTCTATGAGCAGGCTTTAAGAGTGTATGAGGACAGTCTAGGGACATCTCACCCTCGTGTCGGAGAAACACTGAAGAACCTGGCTGTGCTTAA TTATGAGAAAGGCGACTTTGAGAAGGCTGCCGAGCTCTACAAGCGTGCAATGGAAATAAAGGATGCAGAACCGTCACTGGTCTGTGGCAAAGCAGCTTCGGTCCACTCATCCAACGGAGACACTTTCAGCCTCAAAAGCCCTAGcttccaccctcacacacccaaatGA